One window of Peteryoungia desertarenae genomic DNA carries:
- a CDS encoding BMP family lipoprotein, translating into MKKTLLSLFALAAMSATALAAEIKPALVYGTGGKFDKSFNEAAFAGAEKFKQETGIEYRDFEPTGDTQGEQAIRNFASRGFNPVVAVSFAWTSAIEKVAAEFPDTQFVLVDSVVDLPNVRSVVYKEHEGSYLVGLLAGMASQTGKVGFIGGMDIPLIRKFACGYEQGARAAKADIEVFQNMTGTTGAAWNDPVRGGELTKNQIDQGADVIYAAAGATGLGVLQTATDNGKLSIGVDSNQNHLHPGSVLTSMVKRVDLAVYNAYNDAKNGQFTAGVQALGVAEDGVGYAMDENNAKLITEEMKAAVEKAKADIIAGTVTVHDYMSDNSCPK; encoded by the coding sequence ATGAAAAAAACCCTCCTCAGTCTCTTCGCTCTGGCTGCGATGTCGGCCACCGCGCTCGCGGCCGAAATCAAGCCGGCGCTCGTCTACGGCACGGGCGGCAAGTTCGACAAGTCGTTCAACGAAGCTGCATTCGCAGGCGCAGAAAAGTTCAAGCAAGAGACCGGCATCGAATATCGCGACTTCGAGCCGACGGGCGACACACAGGGTGAACAGGCGATCCGCAACTTTGCATCGCGTGGCTTCAACCCGGTCGTGGCCGTTTCCTTCGCATGGACGTCGGCCATCGAGAAGGTCGCTGCCGAATTCCCGGATACCCAGTTCGTCCTGGTAGACTCCGTCGTTGACCTGCCAAACGTCCGTTCGGTTGTCTACAAGGAGCACGAAGGCTCCTATCTCGTCGGCCTGCTTGCCGGCATGGCATCCCAGACCGGCAAGGTCGGCTTCATCGGCGGCATGGACATCCCGCTGATCCGCAAGTTCGCCTGTGGCTACGAGCAGGGCGCGCGCGCAGCCAAGGCCGACATCGAAGTCTTCCAGAACATGACCGGCACGACCGGTGCTGCCTGGAACGACCCGGTCCGCGGCGGTGAGCTCACCAAGAACCAGATCGACCAGGGTGCGGACGTCATCTACGCGGCAGCCGGTGCGACCGGTCTCGGCGTACTCCAGACGGCCACCGACAACGGCAAGCTGTCGATCGGCGTCGACTCCAACCAGAACCACCTGCATCCGGGTTCGGTTCTGACCTCGATGGTCAAGCGCGTCGACCTCGCTGTCTACAACGCCTATAACGACGCCAAGAATGGCCAGTTTACCGCCGGCGTTCAGGCGCTCGGCGTGGCTGAAGATGGCGTTGGCTACGCGATGGACGAAAACAACGCGAAGCTGATCACCGAAGAGATGAAGGCTGCCGTCGAGAAGGCGAAGGCCGATATCATCGCCGGCACGGTCACTGTTCACGACTACATGTCGGACAACTCCTGCCCCAAGTGA
- the msrA gene encoding peptide-methionine (S)-S-oxide reductase MsrA yields MFLIDMFNKKTSMPTAETALPGRAEPIPTAITHFVSGRPLKGPVPDGMKTAYLGMGCFWGAERLLWQTPGVYVTAAGYKGGITPNPTYQETVTGLTGHTEVVKVVYDPSIISLEALLKIFFEAHDPTQGMRQGNDIGTTYRSAIYLDDDKDLAVAEGVRDRFQAALTAAGRTSRITTEIASAGPFYYAEDYHQQYLAKNPNGYCGLRGTGVSCPIGPAA; encoded by the coding sequence ATGTTCCTGATCGACATGTTCAACAAGAAGACATCCATGCCCACCGCGGAAACCGCCTTGCCGGGCCGGGCGGAACCGATCCCGACAGCAATCACTCACTTTGTTTCCGGTCGGCCGCTCAAAGGGCCCGTCCCTGATGGGATGAAGACGGCTTATCTCGGCATGGGGTGTTTCTGGGGTGCCGAGCGGCTGTTGTGGCAGACACCTGGCGTTTATGTGACTGCAGCCGGTTATAAGGGCGGGATCACGCCCAATCCCACCTATCAGGAAACCGTGACCGGACTGACCGGCCATACGGAAGTGGTGAAGGTGGTCTATGACCCTTCCATTATCAGCCTCGAGGCGCTGCTCAAGATCTTCTTCGAGGCCCATGACCCGACCCAGGGCATGCGCCAGGGCAATGATATCGGAACGACCTATCGGTCGGCGATCTATCTTGATGACGACAAGGATCTGGCGGTGGCCGAAGGCGTTCGTGACCGTTTTCAGGCAGCCCTGACTGCAGCGGGGCGCACAAGCCGCATTACGACGGAGATCGCAAGCGCCGGTCCCTTCTATTATGCCGAAGACTATCACCAGCAATATCTGGCAAAGAATCCAAATGGTTACTGCGGCTTGCGGGGAACAGGCGTTTCCTGCCCGATCGGGCCGGCCGCCTGA